A part of Marinobacter psychrophilus genomic DNA contains:
- the phnG gene encoding phosphonate C-P lyase system protein PhnG, translated as MTHAQAFSQSFSQTKDSTSEVADRQYWMSVLARADLSDLETYWQNLPLQPTFRHLRKPEIGMAMVRGRTGGTGSPFNLGEITLTRCVVELDGSTQGFGYVSGRSRRHAELAALFDGLMCENSRIHGPALIQPLHEQWLARREKVSRKAATTKVNFMTMVRGS; from the coding sequence ATGACCCACGCGCAGGCCTTTTCGCAGAGCTTTTCACAAACTAAGGATTCCACGTCGGAGGTCGCCGATCGTCAATATTGGATGTCGGTATTGGCAAGAGCCGACCTGAGTGACTTGGAGACTTACTGGCAAAACCTGCCACTCCAACCGACTTTCCGCCACCTCCGTAAACCGGAAATTGGCATGGCCATGGTGCGTGGCCGCACCGGAGGCACAGGCTCGCCCTTTAATCTCGGCGAAATAACGCTTACCCGGTGTGTGGTGGAACTGGATGGCAGTACACAGGGCTTTGGCTATGTCAGTGGCCGCAGCCGGCGCCACGCTGAACTGGCGGCACTGTTCGACGGCCTGATGTGCGAAAACAGCCGCATACACGGCCCTGCATTGATACAGCCACTGCACGAGCAGTGGCTGGCTCGTCGTGAAAAGGTCTCCCGCAAAGCTGCCACAACCAAAGTTAACTTCATGACCATGGTAAGGGGGAGCTAG
- the phnH gene encoding phosphonate C-P lyase system protein PhnH, whose amino-acid sequence MTATNESHPFAMPALSTTFSPALSPAFSPAFSLAGLCAGFDDPVHQSQQVFRRALTALSEPGTVQNVPEIPAPEGVHIASYQLCLTLLDAETPLWIAPALRTDALVSALRFHCGCRLVDEPGQAEFALIPPDFDGDLTYFAQGSHEYPDRSTTVIVQVESLDADSTWALRGPGIDGVRTVGIAGLDRRWPGMLADNCRQFPCGVDLLFTAGTALMGLPRTTRVEI is encoded by the coding sequence ATGACCGCGACCAACGAGAGTCACCCATTCGCCATGCCGGCGCTGTCCACAACATTTTCGCCGGCGCTCTCACCGGCATTCTCACCGGCATTCTCACTGGCCGGGCTTTGTGCCGGATTCGACGATCCGGTGCATCAGTCACAACAGGTGTTTCGGCGCGCGCTCACCGCGCTCTCTGAGCCCGGAACCGTGCAAAATGTGCCAGAGATCCCAGCGCCTGAAGGCGTGCACATTGCGTCATACCAGCTTTGCCTGACACTTCTGGACGCGGAAACACCCTTGTGGATTGCGCCGGCCTTAAGAACCGACGCCCTGGTGAGCGCGCTGCGCTTTCATTGTGGTTGTCGCCTTGTGGACGAACCGGGCCAGGCAGAGTTTGCCCTGATACCGCCAGATTTCGACGGCGATCTGACCTATTTTGCCCAAGGCAGCCATGAATACCCAGATCGCTCCACCACCGTGATCGTGCAGGTGGAAAGCCTGGATGCCGACAGCACTTGGGCTCTGCGTGGACCGGGGATTGATGGCGTACGCACGGTCGGCATCGCCGGTCTGGACCGGCGCTGGCCTGGCATGCTGGCCGATAATTGCCGTCAATTTCCTTGTGGCGTTGACCTTCTGTTCACCGCCGGAACGGCCCTGATGGGTCTGCCACGCACCACTCGAGTGGAGATATAG
- the phnD gene encoding phosphonate ABC transporter substrate-binding protein: MLKQWIGRMTLAAAVTVGAAGLQAEEQKTLNFGIISTESSSNLKNVWEPFLEDMSAKLDMEVKGFFAPDYAGIIQGMRFDKVDIAWYGNKSAMEAVDRAGGEIVVQTVAADGSPGYWSLMIVHKDSTNLNTVEDVLANAKDLTFGNGDPNSTSGFLVPSYYIFAKNGIDPKKAFKRTLNSGHETNAMAVANKQVDVATFNTESMARLQLTFPEKADNLKVIWKSPLIPSDPLVWRKNLSAETKQKVYDFLMGYGTTGDEKELKILADLQWAPFRASSNDQLIPIRQLEMFKQKAAIENDSRYSAEEKTEKLADIAAQLAGLDRRLAALDAARE; the protein is encoded by the coding sequence ATGTTGAAACAATGGATAGGCCGCATGACCCTGGCGGCCGCAGTCACAGTAGGCGCAGCCGGCTTGCAGGCAGAAGAACAGAAGACTCTTAACTTCGGCATCATTTCAACCGAATCTTCCAGCAATCTAAAAAACGTCTGGGAACCTTTCCTTGAGGACATGTCGGCAAAATTGGACATGGAGGTGAAAGGTTTCTTCGCCCCGGATTATGCCGGCATCATTCAGGGTATGCGCTTCGACAAGGTTGACATTGCCTGGTACGGCAACAAGTCGGCGATGGAAGCTGTCGACCGTGCCGGCGGCGAAATTGTGGTGCAGACTGTGGCAGCGGACGGCTCACCAGGCTACTGGAGCCTGATGATTGTTCACAAAGACAGTACCAACCTGAATACAGTCGAGGATGTGCTCGCCAACGCTAAAGACCTTACGTTTGGTAATGGCGATCCCAACTCCACCTCCGGTTTCCTGGTGCCCAGCTACTACATTTTCGCCAAAAACGGCATCGATCCCAAAAAAGCCTTCAAGCGCACACTAAATTCCGGCCATGAAACCAACGCCATGGCTGTGGCTAACAAACAGGTAGACGTGGCCACCTTCAATACCGAGAGCATGGCACGGTTGCAACTCACTTTTCCGGAAAAAGCAGACAACCTCAAAGTAATCTGGAAATCACCGTTGATTCCGTCTGACCCACTGGTCTGGCGCAAAAATCTGTCTGCGGAAACCAAACAGAAAGTCTACGACTTCCTGATGGGCTACGGCACTACCGGCGACGAAAAAGAATTGAAAATCCTGGCTGATCTCCAATGGGCACCCTTCCGTGCTTCGAGCAATGACCAGTTGATTCCCATTCGTCAGCTCGAAATGTTCAAGCAAAAAGCGGCCATCGAGAACGACAGCCGTTACTCAGCAGAGGAAAAGACCGAAAAGCTGGCTGACATCGCAGCCCAACTGGCCGGCCTGGATCGTCGACTTGCAGCACTGGACGCTGCCCGCGAATAG
- a CDS encoding carbon-phosphorus lyase complex subunit PhnI, which translates to MYVAVKGGEKAIDQAHSWLDETRRGDTSIPELSVAQIRQQMGLAVDRVMAEGSLYDPELAALALKQASGDSIEAIFLLRAYRTTLPRFLASLPMETNTMAIQRRISAAYKDLPGGQVLGPTYDYTHRLLDFTLLANGERGSSSPSPSPSTIPSTQPSDEMVEDCPRVLDFLNSEGLIESPLANSGDLQPDDSAPADLTRQPLDYPASRDLRLQALARGDEGFLLALAYSTQRGYGRNHPFAGEIRQGEVAVEIAPEELGFPVIVGDIQVSECDMINQFIGTATEAPRFTRGYGLAFGNSERKALAMALVDRALRARELGEDVVSPAQDEEFVLAHCDNLDSSGFVSHLKLPHYVDFQSELVLLRRLRKEFEQRKSGHQNPKMNTTSKPGNQDEPSMDNEQHREVKQA; encoded by the coding sequence ATGTACGTAGCTGTCAAAGGCGGCGAAAAAGCCATCGATCAGGCCCACAGCTGGCTCGACGAAACCCGCCGCGGTGACACCTCGATACCGGAACTGAGCGTTGCCCAGATTCGCCAACAGATGGGACTCGCCGTAGACCGGGTCATGGCCGAAGGTTCTCTTTACGACCCGGAACTTGCAGCACTGGCGCTCAAGCAGGCCAGCGGCGATTCTATTGAGGCTATTTTTCTTCTGCGGGCCTATCGCACGACCCTGCCGCGTTTCCTCGCGTCTCTGCCGATGGAAACCAACACCATGGCTATCCAGCGCAGGATTTCCGCTGCCTACAAGGATCTGCCTGGGGGCCAAGTGTTAGGCCCCACCTACGATTACACCCATCGATTGCTGGATTTTACGTTGTTGGCCAATGGTGAGCGGGGCTCTTCGTCACCTTCTCCATCACCCTCTACGATTCCTTCCACGCAGCCCTCTGACGAAATGGTAGAAGACTGCCCACGGGTACTGGATTTCCTCAACAGCGAGGGACTGATTGAAAGCCCACTGGCCAATAGCGGTGACCTTCAACCCGACGATTCGGCGCCGGCCGATCTTACCCGCCAACCACTGGACTATCCCGCTAGCCGCGACCTGCGCCTTCAAGCCCTGGCCCGCGGCGACGAAGGATTCCTGCTGGCACTCGCCTACTCTACCCAGCGCGGTTACGGTCGTAATCACCCGTTTGCAGGGGAAATCCGCCAGGGCGAAGTGGCGGTGGAAATCGCACCGGAAGAACTGGGCTTTCCCGTTATTGTCGGTGACATTCAGGTTAGCGAATGCGACATGATCAACCAGTTTATCGGCACCGCCACCGAGGCACCACGTTTTACCCGTGGCTACGGTCTGGCGTTTGGCAATTCCGAGCGCAAGGCACTGGCGATGGCGCTGGTGGATCGCGCGCTGCGGGCGCGGGAGTTGGGTGAGGACGTGGTTTCGCCGGCGCAAGACGAGGAGTTTGTTCTCGCCCACTGCGACAACCTCGACTCCTCGGGTTTCGTGTCTCATCTGAAGCTACCGCACTACGTTGATTTTCAGTCTGAGCTGGTACTGCTGCGACGACTCCGTAAAGAGTTTGAACAACGCAAATCAGGCCACCAGAACCCAAAAATGAACACCACGTCCAAACCCGGCAACCAAGATGAGCCGAGCATGGACAACGAACAACACCGTGAGGTGAAACAGGCATGA
- the phnE gene encoding phosphonate ABC transporter, permease protein PhnE translates to MQSASTHSHLPEGQSNLLSRSWAALLGWGITGAVLIWAWEGAEMNPAALIADGNNMAVFAADFFPPDFHHWPLYVSEMVTTVQIAIWGTVMAVILAIPFGIMSSENLVPWWVCQPVRRLMDSFRAINEMVFAMLFVVAVGLGPFAGVMALFIHTTGVLAKLFSEAVEAIDPGPVEGVRATGASGLQEIIYGVIPQVLPLWISYSLYRFESNVRSATVVGMVGAGGIGVILWESMRGFQFAQTCAVMIIIILVVTSLDITSQWVRKRFI, encoded by the coding sequence ATGCAAAGCGCATCAACACACTCACATCTTCCCGAAGGCCAAAGCAACTTGCTTTCACGGAGCTGGGCGGCCTTGCTGGGCTGGGGCATCACCGGCGCTGTCCTAATCTGGGCCTGGGAGGGAGCCGAGATGAATCCGGCGGCTCTGATTGCCGACGGTAACAACATGGCTGTGTTCGCAGCCGATTTTTTCCCACCCGATTTTCACCATTGGCCGCTCTATGTCAGCGAGATGGTCACCACCGTACAGATTGCGATCTGGGGCACCGTAATGGCCGTTATTCTAGCCATCCCTTTCGGAATCATGTCCTCGGAAAATCTCGTGCCCTGGTGGGTCTGCCAGCCAGTTCGCCGCTTGATGGACTCGTTCCGCGCCATCAACGAGATGGTCTTTGCCATGCTGTTTGTGGTCGCGGTAGGGCTGGGACCGTTCGCCGGGGTCATGGCGTTGTTCATCCATACCACCGGGGTGCTGGCAAAACTGTTTTCCGAAGCCGTAGAGGCCATTGACCCAGGGCCGGTAGAAGGTGTGCGAGCCACCGGAGCCAGTGGTCTGCAGGAAATTATTTATGGCGTTATCCCGCAGGTTTTGCCGTTGTGGATTTCCTATTCACTGTACCGATTCGAATCCAATGTCCGCTCCGCTACGGTTGTGGGCATGGTGGGCGCCGGGGGCATCGGCGTGATTCTATGGGAAAGCATGCGCGGCTTCCAGTTTGCTCAAACCTGCGCGGTGATGATCATCATTATTCTGGTCGTGACCTCACTGGATATCACGTCTCAGTGGGTCCGCAAACGCTTCATCTAG